aatttgttgtaattttgtaGTATAAAACGTCTATAANNNNNNNNNNNNNNNNNNNNNNNNNNNNNNNNNNNNNNNNNNNNNNNNNNNNNNNNNNNNNNNNNNNNNNNNNNNNNNNNNNNNNNNNNNNNNNNNNNNNTTTCGGAAATATTTGGAAATTACGACGAACACAGGTTCTTCCTTTTTATTCTCTCTAAACCATTTAATTTCTGCTTTTTTCGTTTGATTACTTTTAtgctaaataaaattaatttctgctttTTATACTAATAATTTCTGCTTTTTCGTTTGGATTTTCGGGCTTTAATTTTGTACTgttttagggtgcgtttgggagtgcgttttttaaaaaataatctgcgattttaaaccaaatcgcaactttagggtgtttgggattgcgattttaaaaacgcaaattttaaaatcgtaaaaaaatttgcgatttccataagctgattagagggtgcttatttgaaaaagtgcgaatttaaaacaaaatcacgatttctattaaaaagatatttggcgcaatagttaccttttttagaacgggaatgaaaaaaataccaagaatacccacctaaaatatattaaaacccttcttttctatttttttcttcttcatcctctctgtcttattcatccttattggtaatttggtcatgaaaccgcaattatatgctaatgttatccaaacattcaattgataaaaaaagtactttttagtatgttttaccaaacgcctatgcgattttaaaaagtagcgattttaaaaacgcaatttttaaaatcgcacttattgaaatcgcactcccaaacgggcccttaagCTTTAATGGGCTACATTCTGTATTGTGTAGGaattattaaatcacaattcaatctcaaaaactcaaagttaataaaaaaaataataattaatttaataatttaattaatatttttatagaaATAACATCGATGAAACTTTGTGGAGGGTTGACGAGTTATTCAATGATCGCATTCAACTTGTTCAAAGTTTCAGAAGCCTCAAAAAGATATTCAACTTAACGAGTTATCATACCAAAGTCAAGGTACTAAATTAACTGTAAATGCATGCATCCATATTCACTTCTCATGCTTTTGATGAATTcggttcatatatatataattacatgATCGTTTCATCGACGATAACCAACGTTATTTAGACTATTTTGAAATGTTCGAAAGCTATAGTACTAGTGGGCAGAAAAGCATGAAAAAAATGGTAACAGGGGTAGCGTACCTTTTCATTTGTTCgatcttcctttatttttctctcataatatttgattaattatatattgcaGTTAGCCGCGCTTTTTGCTGGTCATCTGGATTTATTATGGGAATTCACTGAATTCTTACCTCGTAATTGGTTTTTTTGAGTGAGAAAAGGCCATAATGGAAAGTTCCAATGATTTACTTTTGTTTCTATTTCTTCTTGGTTTGGTAGGACTTTATGTAAATTGTGACCAGAGAGATTCACAATAACGATCATTAAGGAGACAGTTATTTCATATACTTTGATCATTGAAAGTTCTTTTTCGAATTATTGGAATTTTAGTTATCTAATAGCGACGACTGTCATTATGATCTTTACATATATGATACCATACTTGTtaacagagagagaaataatgaaagaaatacacgtattaaggtggttcggctcGTAGCCTATATCCACAAATGAAAACCTATTTtgctacatttttttctttcttcacttgatcgaaattgtacaataaaataacttatttatagtttaatggagccataaataaataattacatAATCAATAAGTAACTTATGAGAACTAAgagagttacataatcaatatgtaacatataagagtaaataatacattaatttaattcaaaataactATTGTAGGTTGTCTTCATATATCTCAATTACTCCTTTGCAAACCCAATGGTAAATCCAACACATAATAGAATTGAGAATCCATGAGCAAAGAAGTCATTGCATCTTTCTCATTGACGAAGATCATTAGGTGAAGTTGGCTTCATCAAAGTAGTGTCATCCTCAAAACCTAGTTTGTTTTCTGCACATAAAGCCATAGTGATAGAACAAATTCAAGTGTCATAATTATCTTCGGACAAAAAAGGTGCAACAAGCACCATTGTCGAACTATCCAAGTGATAAACGTACATAACAAGGATCAATGAGTGATTCCTGTGAATTAGTATAATTATATGAAGAAATTGCTTTAGGTGATATTTCAGCTATTGCAAAAATGAGCAAATGAATAAGAATGGTTGAGAAAAAATTGTGTTTAGAAAAAGCGTTGCCTAATGCTATGATACcagttatgtatatatatatatcctcaaaTTTGTATGTATATTTTATAGTTATATTTTAAACGACAATTACATTTatagttgcattttttttttttttttttttttttgtgaaagcAAAAATAGTTAtgaaaaccaaagttcaagTATAAAACGAGCCAAGATGGTAGTGATTTAActataatagaaataaaaagttCTAGAGATTTAGATGTGATTCCAAAATATAAGCATTTGTGGGTTCAATGCGAAAATTGTTCTAATTGGGTCCAAGCAAGGTCTCAATCGGGTCCCCAAAAAATCTTAGCAGTGGTCCGGTTTAATCCTAGCAAGTTCCAACGAAGTCCCAATTGTGGCTCGCCCAGATCCCAATTGCCTACTTTTgttaacattttctttcttctgatttttcttttattttttcggtTGCATGGTTTCCGAAATGAAATCAAGTTCTTTCATGTTAGTGTTGTGTTTCCTCTTgtatttatttgaaagaatatttaaattactttattctttttagcatttattttaatatatatatatatatatatatataaagaaatgataacaaaattattttggagtttatttaaatataacagtaaaagtaatttgaattcctaaattttaaaaaataaataaaaagaaagccGCCACCTGTATTCTCAAGTCAATACAATACCAttcattttatcaaataaattttttgtgaaTAACTTCAATGAAGCTTTGTATGTCTTTCGTTAAGAAATTTACAGGGTCAGcatgaaaatagaaaaacaaatgtCAGTAAAACAAATGCGCCCTTCATCCCTCGCCTAcggaaacgaaaaaaaaaaaacctaccgTAAAaactcgatctctctctctctctccactcttAGAGAAAACTCCCACAGGCGCCCCCGCCCTCCTCCTAACACCGACCTCCGACGAGTGCCGACCAGGACGAACGCCAGCGCTCGTGTCTCCTTCGTCGTCGCCGGTGGCTAGATTTCGCtagaaaaaacagagaaaccCCAACACTTTTACGACGATTTTGGGTTGTTGTGGAATTGAACCATTCTTGGTGGGTAATCTGACCATATCTTGTGCATTTCGATGTTGAATTTGGTTAATTTCATCTGGGTTATAGTGAATTTAAACTCTTAGGACGATATATGGTTTGTGGGTTTGTGTGGTTGAACCGTTTGATTAGCGTCGTGAGGTGGCGTTGGTCCGGCCTGGCGGTTTTGGTGAGGCTTTCAGAGGTGGTGATGGGTTTTTTTCTCAGATTCCCGGTGGGGTTTGGCATGAGCGGTGGCGGCGTGGTCCGACTCTGGGCGGTGAAGTTTGTCTCAGGTGGCGGTGGTTTCATGGAAAATCTGAAGGTGCGGTGGGGTTTGGCCTGGGCGGTGAAGCTTCTCAAAAGAGTGACTTTCTACGACAACCTCACAGAAGACTCgctcaaattttttaacccaTCCTAAAGATGTGTCAGATGGGTCAGAAATCAGAATGACCCGACCCAAGTAAGACCCAAAAATAATTTCGGCCGAGGAACAACGTGTCACAGATATATATATGGAGTTAATTTAAGATTTAGCGCCAACTTGCTCAACTCAAACAGATACAATCAATCTCCCTCCCACCTCAAAGATTCGTCTCTCCTTCCTCAAAGATTTGTCATCTCTGCTTGCAACTCGCAAAAATGGTGATTACCGTCCACATCTCACCGTAAGCCGCTACATCTCTATGgccttctcttttctctccaaaatttgttctttagtttctttctttctttccttaattttcgtttattaattattttcttttattgatttgaCGTATATGTACTCTTTGTTTGATTGCTTGCACTAGGAGCCTGTTAATGGAAATATATGAATTTCTGAAGCTAGTGAGGGAGTACAACAACGGAGAATTATGTGATCCTTTTAAGCAAATACTTCAAGATTTCGATGAACAaaggttctttctttcttctgctttttcttttgccaacttctatatatatatatattcctcaatAATCTGTATTTAACACATGCATCGATCGTTTATGAGGGAGAAAAAGAGCATAGGGATTGTCAAGAAGTTGTTGTAATTTTGTAGTATAAAACTCCTATAACATGATTGGATACTTGTATACTTTTACATGCCAGAATCTCCTTGCGACAGTGTTATTAATTATAATGTCAAAATCTCCATGCTCATCACTTACTTTCAAACTCTTTAATTCAATTTTGTATTGTGTAGGAattgttaaatcattatttatttcaaaagtctaagttatctcaaaagcttgagccaatagaaaatgataagtttaatcatttaatcaatactttaacaggAATAACCTTGATGAAGCTTCTTTAAGAGTTCACGAGTTATTCAAGGATTACATTCAACTTACTCAAGGTTACAATGGTCTCAGAAAGCGAGTCATGTTAAACTACTATCATGCCAAACTCTGGGTACGAAATAGAAgcagtaaattaattaaatgcatgCATCCATATTCACTTCTCATACTTCTGATGAAtttgattcatatatatatatatatacaattacaGGATCGTTTTGGCTTTATCGATAGCCAGCGTTATTTAGACTATTTTAAAATTCTCCGAAGCTATCGTAGTGGGCAGAAGAGCATGAAGAAAATGGTAGAAGAGGTATACCTTAATTACCTCTTCCATCTTCATGCATTCATTATTTATCTTGTTCCATCTTCCTTAATTTTCTCtcataatatttgattaatttgttattgcaGCTAGCCATACTTTTTGCTGGTCATATGGATTTATTCTTGGAGTTCTGTGAATTCTTACCTTGTGACTTTGATTTTGGTGATTGAGAAAAGGCCATCATCATGGaaagttcaaaaactcaaacatgTTCCAatgatttactttttttttgtttcttcttgtatttttacttttgtgGTTTGGTAGGACTTAATTCCTGTAAGAGAGATTCACAATTAATTCATCAATTgacaatgataatttttttctaagtgAAATAGAAATTGTATGATGAAGGAATGGTAGCTATAATTCTAGGCACTTGTTATCACTTTAATCATCACATATTGTATTGCTTAGTTCTGGAAACCGACAGGTTTGTTTATTGGGGTCATCAATTGCAGTCTCCTCCAAGTCTTAGTTATGGTTCTATATGTCAAAGATTCTAACATTTTTATTATGttcaaattgttagtaattGGAGTAGTAATATATGCGAGAAAGTTATTATGAAGCACGTTTCGAGCCGCACACCTTGTTCAAGTAGGTGCGCTCTATAGAAACTTTCTCTCACATTTAAAATTCAGATTGCTAACAATCCGAACAACAAATTGCTAGAGATCCAAATCTATTTTTGTGAGAGTATcgtttgttaaaatataaagaaaagaaaaagaaaaaaaatgttatcaacAACATGATTGAATTTGCCTTTACCTAAGTGGGTACCCAATaacccccaaaaaaacaaaaaaaaaaaaaaaatgttgggtgCCCAAGTAATTATTTCCTAGATGCACCATGCCACCATCCTTGGTTCTTATTGTCTCTTCAACTTGACTTGAAACATAGTTCGTCCAAGCCTATGAAGGCATAGGACCCCTTATTATGATGCCTGATGTTTACGACGTAGCAGTTTCAAGTGCTTGAAAAAACAGTTTGCTCATTGATGTCCTTTGGACACCTGccccaatgtttttttttagccCTTGGGCTCTTTCTCATTAATGCTATTctataatttttggaaaaattactaTTCCCTTATAAAAACAAATGTAACTAAATTTTTTAgagtttatttaaaattttgtatttttaaatattatgtttttgaaattacaactttttaaaatattaaaaaatatttttatcaaatatttattaagcGAAATAAACGTTTCATAACCTGCttataaaaattgcaaaattttttcaataaaatattttttaaattgcaatatcATTTTCagttatcttttaaaaactaaaattatttttacaaaattggAATCTTGCACGAACCCTTAATCCCTCGTCTACGGAAGCGAAAAAAAACCTACCgctaaactctctctctccactcttTGAGAAAACTCCCACAGGCGCCCCCGCCCTCCGACGAATGCCGACCAGGACGAACGCCAGCGCTCGTGTCTCCTTCGTCGTCACCAGTGGCTAGATTTCGCtagaaaaaacagagaaaccCCGACACTTTTACGACGATTTTGGGTTGTTGTGGAATTGAACCATTCTTGGTGGGTAATCTGACCATATCTTGTGCATTTCGATGTTGATTTTGGTTAATTTCATCTGGGTTATAGTGAATTTAAACTCTTCGGACGATATGTGGTTTGTGGGTTTGTTTGGTTGAACCGTTTGATTAGCGTCGTGAGGTGGCGTTGGTCCGGCCTGGCGGTTTTGGTGAGGCTTTTCAGAGGTGGTGATGGGTTTTTTCTCAGATTCCCCGTGGGGTTTGGCATGAGCGGTGGCGGCGTGGTCCGACTCTGGGTGGTGAAGTTTGTCTGAGGTGGCGGTGGTTTCATGGAAAATCTGAAGGTCACGGTGGGTTTTGGCCTGGGCGGTGAAGCTTCTCAAAAGAGTGAGTTTCCAGGTACGACAACCTCACAGAAGACTCgctcaaattttttaacccaTCCTAAAGATGGGTCAGATGGGTCAGAAATCAGAATGACCCGACCCAAGTAAGACCCCAAAATAAAAGCGGCCGATGACCAacgtgtcatatatatatatatatatatatatatatatatatggagttaGTTTAAGATTGAGGCGCCAACTTGCTCAACTCAAACAAATACAGAAAATCAGAATCAATCTCTCTCCATCCTCAAAGATTCGTCTCTCCTTCCTCAAAGATTCGTCATCTCTGCTTGCAACTCGCAAAAATGGTGATCACCATCCACATCTCACCGTAAGCCGCTGCATCTCTATggccttcttctcttttttctccaaaatttgttctttaatttctttctttctttccttaattttcgtttattaattattttcttttattgatttgaCGTATATGTACTCTTTGTTTGATTGCTTGCACTAGGAGCCTGTTAAGAGAAGTATCTGACTTTGTGAAGTTAGTGAGGGAGTACAACAACGGAGCATTATATGATCCTTTCAACCAAATAATTCAAGATTACGATCAACAaaggttctttctttcttctgctttttcttttgccaacttatatatatatatattcctcaatTTTATGTTACAATAGAACAATAATCTGTATTTAACACATGCATCGATCGTTTATGAGGGAGAAAAAGAGCATAGGGATTGTCAAGAAAACTTCTATAACATGATTGGATACTTGTATACTTTTACATGCCAGAATTTCCTTGCGACAGTGTTATTAATTATGATGTCAAAATCCCTATGCACATCACTTACTTTCAAACTCTTTAATTCAATTTTGTATCGTGTAAGagttgttaaatcatcatttaattCAATTTGCAGAAAATgataagtttaattatttaatcaatactttaacaggATTGACTATTATGAAGCTTCTTCAAGAGTTGGCGAGTTATTCAATGGTCACATCCAACTTGTTGAACTTTACAATGGTCTCAACAAGGAATTCATCATAAACTATTATCATGCCAAACTCTGGGTATGAGATAGAAgcagtaaattaattaaacgCATGCATCCATATTCACTTCTCATGCTTCTGATGAattcaattcatatatatatatatatacaattacaGGATCGTTTTGCCATCAACGATAATCAGCgttatttgaacttttttgaAATTCTCCGAGGCTATCGTAGTGGGCAGAAGAGCATGAAGAAAATGGTAGAAGAGGTATACCTTAATTACCTCTTCCATCTTCATGCATTCATTATTTATCTTGTTCCATCTTCCTTAATTTTCTCtcataatatttgattaatttgttattgcaGCTAGCCATAAATTTTGCTGGTCATATGGATTTATTCTTGGAATTCTGTGCATTCTTACCGCGTGACTAGCTTTAATTTTGGTGATTGAGAAAAGGCCATCATCATGGAAAGTTCAAAAACTCGAACATGTTCCAATGATTTacttttgtttctgtttcttcTTGCATTTTTACTTTTGTGGTTTGGTAGGACTTAATTCCTGAAAGAGAGATTCACAATTAATTCAACAATTgacaatgataatttttttctaagtgAAATAGAAATTGTATGATGAAGGAATGGTAGCTATAATTGTAGGCACTTGCTATCACTTTAATCACCACATATTGTATTGCTTAGTTCTGGAACCGATAGGTTTGTTTATTGGGGTCATCAATTGTAGTCTCCCCCAAGTCTTAAATATGGTTCTATATGTTAAAGATTCTAACATTTTTTATGttcaaattgttagtaattGAAGTAGTAATATATGTGAGAAAGTTATTATGAAGCACGTTTCAAGCCGCACATTTTCTTGTTCAAGTAGGTGCGCTCTATAGGGactttttctcatatttaaaattcagattgctaacaatttgaacaacaaattgCTAGAGATCTGAATCTATTTTTGTGAGGGTATcgtttgttaaaatataaaagaaaagaaaagaaaaaaatgttatcaacAAGACCTAATTTGCATTTACTTCATATTGCTAAcaatttgaacaacaaattgCTAGAGATCCGAATCTATTTTTGTAAGGGTATcgtttgttaaaatataaaagaaaagaaaagaaaaaaatgttatcaacAAGACCTAATTTGCCTTTACTTAAGTGGGTGcccaataaccaaaaaaaaaaaaactgtgtgTACCCAAGTTATTATTTCCTAGATGCACCATGCAACCATCCTTAGTTCTTATTGTCTCTTCAACTTGACTTAAAACATAGTTCGTCCAAGCCTATGAAGGCATAGGACCCCGTATTATGATGCCTAATGTTTACGACGTAGCAGTTTCAAGTGCTTGAAAAAACAGTTTGCTCATTGATGTCCTTTGGACACCTGCCCCAATATTTTTAGCCCTTGGGCTCTTACTCATTCTTGCTATTCtataatttttgggaaaattactaTTCCCTTGGCACTGACATACAATTTGTAGTCGTTTTAAAAATGGATTAATCGACtttcttaaattattttgtaCTTTCATGAGTTTGGCCccttctttaacattttttgaCATTTGATGTTAACATTCGGGCTCCGTTTAGTTTGCGGAGTAAGTATTTCTGTAGTAAAAAGAATAGGTCTTACTGAGAATAGAAGaagttgaaataaaataattattcaagTTCTTTAGTTTGATATCAACacatatttcaatattggaattgaaccaaaattactaaaaagccgtataatatctattttttccaaaactaaaaaaaaacattgtgggtggccaaccaccccaatggACAATTGACTATcgttgtaatatatatatatatatttttcttttaagccattaaaaaaaaattcattcatgGAGTTTAAGCCATTCTTGTTGTAGATAACAGAAATCCCCACCTTAAGTGATGGAGTCACTGAGACAAAGGAGCAGAAAGTAAAAAACAGTAGCTTTTCATAGGATTACAATAAGCATCAACATAATATGGTCATGGACTTCACTTTATCTAGTTGAAACCAATTATCCACACAGGTATGTCTAAAATAAAAGAGCACAACAACAAGATGTGAAAGACAGATAAACAAATTAATGCAAGTACTCagagataaaagagagaaacagTGCCAAAAGAGATGGATCCAAGGTCATGGTGACTGGGCAGAGAAGAAACAAGAGAACTGATGAATTATTAACTTAAGCTGGGCAGTGTTGTTTTTGTGATATTTTGGGTTGTATTGACTACTTGGATAATATTGATGTTTTGGTATTTGCTTATTGGGGTGCATTTTGTTGCTAGATTTTAAACGGTTACTAATAATTTATCTTGGACtaagttgaatatatatgtttggtaaaaaaacaaattaactaaAAGTTGGAAGTCGACTTGAAGTGAGCCAATGCTGGGTATGCGGGCTAGGGTGTGCTCAATAGAGCCAATCTGGAAGTGCATCGGGGCATCATAAGGTTGACAGTGGGGTTTCACAAACGCCAAGAGCCAACTCCCAAGCATTACTCCGAGATGTACCAATGGCGCAACACAAAGCTCTCCTAAAGCCAACCTCCAAACCGGGTCACAAGCCCGCGCTACTGGACTCGGCAATTCTCACTTATTGGTTGCAACTCTATTATGAAAAGATTATTCGCTTAGTTATCCGATGTGGGagcaaaaagattgaaaaaaaaaggtggaagtCGAATTGTACTCGTCCCACCAAACTTTAAAAGGGtttcttaaattattttatactttCGTGAGTTTGGCATGGGGTGTCGGCCTGGTCTCAGTTactggttattggctaaaactgaTAATGATAACCAAAGTACCTTGGCACCTTGctattaaatttagaaaactgGAACCGACAACCGGCTACCAGTTACCCGATTATATAATAACCGGTTGATTACCAGTTGGTACCCGGTTATCCCAACTGGTCAATGGCGGAGCCATGTTGGTCTTTGAGGACACCCCCAAAGATTCAAAagatttaacaaacaaaatcttTGTAATCtttcaattaatataatttaagggaaacttcactttgtcTCTCTGAACTTTCAACCGATTATACAAACTCCtcctaaattttcaaatatctcactttagacccctaaactttcaatttctatcactttggacctctttgttagttttcaacgttaaattcaaacggtttgactttttatgctcATTATATCCTCACCCATAAACTACGCCATTTTTGGTCtcaaaactacaacacccacATAGCCCAAAATAACGTCATTTTGgacattaaaattatttatttaagaaataaataaataaataaaagaagaagaaaaacggGGTGGTTGGAGCTACCCCCATAGCCGGTCTGGGGGTGATCAAACCACCatcatggccaagggggtggtcatTTTCTGtagattgtttgtttttaggCATTTTATGTTAACATTTAGATTAAGCCCTTTAATTATGTTTGAAAgatttaaaaatacttttaatacttaaaaaatttattttaaaaaaaaaaattctcatctagtaaaaaaaaaacatcaatagCGCTTATGCTCTTAATCCCTCGTCTacggaaacaaaaacaaaaatactaccGTAAAAACTCTCTCGTCACTCTTTAGAGAAAACTCCCACAGCCACGCCCGCCAAAAGCCGCCCGCCACCCTCCTCAGAACACCGACCTCCGAATGCCGCCCAGGACGAGCGCCATCGCTCGTGTCTCCTTCGTCGTCGCCGGTGGCTGGATTTCTCTAGAAAAAGCTGAGAAACCCCAACTCTTTTACGACGATTTTGGGTTGTTGAATTGAATTGAACGCTTCTTGGTGGGTAATCTGACCCTATCTTGTGAATTTCGATGTTGATTTTAGTTAATTTCATCTGGGTTATAGTGAATTTAAACTCTTCGGGCGATATATGGTTTGtgggtttgttttgttgaaCCGTTTGATTAGCGGCGTGAGGTGGCGTTGGTCCGGCCTGGCGGTTTTGGTGGTGCTTTTCAGAGGTGGTGATGGGTTTTTCTCAGATATCCGGTAGGGTTCGCCTCGGCCTGAGCGGTGGCGGCGTGGTCCGACTCTTGGCGGTGAAGTTTGTCTTAGGTGGCGGTGGTTTCATGGAAAATCTGAAGGTGCGGTGGTGGGGCTCGGCCTGGGTGAAGCTTCTCTCAGGTGGCGGTTGTTTTCCTGTGTTTGTTCCGGGATGTTCAGCGTGAGGTTGGTATAATCTGGTGTATTCAAtactttttgtttaatttgttccGAGCTAATTTGTCACTCACTTAATGGTGCACACAAAAAGAGTGAGTTTCTACTTTCTACCACAACCTCACAGAATACtcactcaaattttttaacccaTCCTAAAGATGGGTCAGAAATCAGAATGACCCGACCCAACTAAGACCCAAAATAAAAACGGCCGATGACCAACGtgtcgtatatatatatatatagagttagTTTAAGATTGAGGCGCCAACTTGCTCAACTCAAACAGCCACAGAAAATCAGAATCAATTTCTCTCCCTCCTCAAAGATTCGTCATCTCTGCTTGCAACTCGCAAAAATGCCGATTGACGTCTGCCGCTCACCGTAAGCCGCTACATCTCTATGgccttctcttttctctccaaaatttgttctttagtttctttctttctttctttctttcattttcgtttattaattattttctgttATTGATTTGACGTATATCTATCTAGTATTTGTTTGATTGCTTGCACTAGGATCCTGTTAAGG
This genomic interval from Corylus avellana chromosome ca3, CavTom2PMs-1.0 contains the following:
- the LOC132174852 gene encoding paired amphipathic helix protein Sin3-like 1 isoform X8, which encodes MVITIHISPSLLREVSDFVKLVREYNNGALYDPFNQIIQDYDQQRIDYYEASSRVGELFNGHIQLVELYNGLNKEFIINYYHAKLWDRFAINDNQRYLNFFEILRGYRSGQKSMKKMVEELAINFAGHMDLFLEFCAFLPRD
- the LOC132176332 gene encoding paired amphipathic helix protein Sin3-like 6; the protein is MVITVHISPSLLMEIYEFLKLVREYNNGELCDPFKQILQDFDEQRNNLDEASLRVHELFKDYIQLTQGYNGLRKRVMLNYYHAKLWDRFGFIDSQRYLDYFKILRSYRSGQKSMKKMVEELAILFAGHMDLFLEFCEFLPCDFDFGD
- the LOC132174852 gene encoding paired amphipathic helix protein Sin3-like 1 isoform X6, whose translation is MVITIHISPSLLREVSDFVKLVREYNNGALYDPFNQIIQDYDQQRIDYYEASSRVGELFNGHIQLVELYNGLNKEFIINYYHAKLWDRFAINDNQRYLNFFEILRGYRSGQKSMKKMVEELAILFTGHMDLFLGFCEFLPRDFDFGE